A genomic segment from Amycolatopsis camponoti encodes:
- a CDS encoding TetR/AcrR family transcriptional regulator → MSRPSSPDRSSTRRSPAARPTDGELLDAARAVFAERGYAQATMGLIAERADSTKPTLYAHFGDKAALFRATVTREVAAVRNWVLTAYETADTSPLEERVRLAVMAMFSYASAHPAGFRMLFDSAVDEMSNERRALADTVTTHVVDRIREHLRAHGRTPGPGADLLAAMMVGLVGRAAMHVSHSPGVDPIAAGELATGFVMAALRGLDPALLDRVGAGPCAT, encoded by the coding sequence ATGAGCCGGCCGAGTTCCCCTGATCGATCCAGCACCCGCCGGAGCCCGGCCGCCCGGCCCACCGACGGCGAACTGCTCGACGCCGCCCGCGCGGTGTTCGCCGAACGCGGTTACGCGCAGGCGACCATGGGCCTGATCGCGGAACGCGCCGACTCCACGAAGCCGACGCTGTACGCGCATTTCGGCGACAAAGCGGCGCTTTTCCGCGCCACCGTGACGCGGGAGGTCGCCGCGGTGCGGAACTGGGTGCTCACCGCCTACGAAACGGCGGACACGAGCCCGCTCGAAGAACGCGTCCGGCTGGCCGTGATGGCCATGTTCAGCTACGCGAGCGCCCACCCGGCCGGCTTCCGGATGCTGTTCGACTCGGCCGTCGACGAGATGTCGAACGAGCGCCGCGCCCTCGCCGACACCGTCACCACGCACGTCGTCGACCGGATCCGGGAGCACCTGCGCGCTCACGGCCGCACGCCGGGGCCCGGCGCGGACCTGCTCGCCGCGATGATGGTCGGCCTGGTCGGCCGGGCCGCGATGCACGTCTCCCACTCCCCCGGCGTCGACCCGATCGCGGCGGGCGAGCTGGCCACCGGGTTCGTCATGGCCGCCCTGCGCGGTCTCGACCCCGCGCTGCTGGACCGGGTCGGCGCC
- a CDS encoding helix-turn-helix domain-containing protein has protein sequence MTQEVFGRTELAALMRPAIPALVDWIVREVWREVPVYARHGNVTRHGVECAVVLFVDLVADPLAPRDRLYETCRRLGAGEAYEGRSLDDLQVAYRVGTRAGWRWIMRLGRRHRLSSAVMARLAEMLFGYADELARMSIRGHREAQGELDGTREALRRRLVRLVTGPVAVTDAVLAELAAAAGWPVPGEVAAVVLESAVEPSWGPEVLADLESSQPYLVVPAPVDARFLAALGVRVAVGPPVSPTAAAHSLRWARTTVRLVGDGALPDAPVTWCAAHLTTLWLLCDSPLTDQVARQELAPLTRFPDRTRRRLGETLLSWLENGGNSEKIAVDLSVHPQTVRYRVRQLKQAFGERLEDPEARFAMQAALRASALRSRGA, from the coding sequence GTGACGCAAGAGGTGTTCGGGCGCACGGAACTGGCCGCGCTCATGCGGCCGGCGATACCGGCGCTGGTGGACTGGATCGTGCGGGAGGTGTGGCGCGAGGTCCCGGTGTACGCCCGGCACGGCAACGTGACCCGCCACGGCGTCGAGTGCGCGGTGGTCCTCTTCGTCGATCTGGTCGCGGATCCGCTGGCTCCCCGGGACCGGCTGTACGAGACCTGCCGCCGCCTCGGCGCGGGCGAGGCGTACGAAGGCCGCAGCCTGGACGACCTCCAGGTGGCGTACCGGGTCGGCACGCGTGCGGGCTGGCGCTGGATCATGCGCCTGGGTCGCCGGCACCGGCTGTCGTCGGCGGTGATGGCGCGCCTGGCGGAAATGCTGTTCGGGTACGCGGACGAGCTGGCGCGGATGTCGATCCGCGGGCACCGCGAGGCACAGGGGGAGCTCGACGGCACGCGCGAGGCCCTGCGGCGGCGCCTGGTGCGGCTGGTGACCGGCCCGGTGGCGGTGACGGACGCGGTCCTCGCCGAACTCGCGGCGGCGGCCGGCTGGCCGGTACCCGGCGAGGTGGCGGCCGTCGTGCTCGAGTCGGCGGTGGAGCCGTCGTGGGGTCCCGAGGTGCTGGCCGACCTCGAGTCGTCGCAGCCTTACCTGGTCGTGCCGGCCCCGGTGGACGCGAGGTTCCTCGCCGCGCTCGGCGTCCGGGTCGCGGTGGGCCCGCCGGTTTCCCCTACGGCCGCGGCGCATTCCCTGCGCTGGGCGCGGACGACGGTGCGGCTGGTGGGCGACGGTGCGCTGCCGGACGCGCCGGTGACGTGGTGCGCGGCGCACCTGACGACGTTGTGGCTGCTCTGCGACTCGCCCCTCACCGACCAGGTGGCCCGGCAGGAGCTGGCCCCGCTGACGCGGTTCCCGGACCGCACGCGCCGGCGGCTCGGCGAGACTTTGCTGTCGTGGCTGGAGAACGGCGGCAACTCGGAGAAGATCGCGGTGGACCTTTCGGTGCACCCGCAGACCGTGCGGTACCGCGTGCGTCAGCTGAAGCAGGCGTTCGGGGAACGACTGGAGGATCCGGAGGCGCGCTTCGCCATGCAGGCGGCGTTGCGCGCTTCGGCCCTGCGCTCCCGGGGCGCGTGA
- a CDS encoding SDR family oxidoreductase yields the protein MIVVTGATGQLGRLVVEGLLEKVAPAEIVAAVRDPAKAAEFATRGVQVRRADYDDPASLAAAFAGADKVLLISSSTPGQRLAQHEAVIAAAREAGAGHLAYTSVLAADTTKLFVAPDHKATEEAIRASGLPFTFLRNGWYTENYAQTIAQALASGSFAGSAGDGKLGAVPRADFAAAAVEVLTGEGHEGRVYELAGDEPFGYADLAATITAVSGTPVTYQDLPAEQHRQLLVGAGLPEPVAAMLVDADRGIAEGELASTSGDLSRLIGRPTTSLTEAVTALVKG from the coding sequence ATGATCGTGGTCACCGGTGCCACCGGCCAGCTCGGCCGCCTGGTCGTGGAAGGCCTCCTGGAGAAGGTCGCGCCCGCCGAGATCGTCGCGGCCGTGCGCGATCCGGCGAAGGCCGCCGAGTTCGCCACGCGTGGCGTGCAGGTTCGCCGCGCCGACTACGACGACCCGGCGAGCCTCGCCGCTGCGTTCGCGGGCGCCGACAAGGTGCTGCTGATCTCCAGCAGCACGCCGGGGCAGCGGCTGGCCCAGCACGAAGCCGTCATCGCGGCCGCGCGCGAGGCCGGGGCCGGCCACCTCGCCTACACGAGCGTCCTGGCCGCCGACACGACGAAGCTGTTCGTCGCCCCGGACCACAAGGCCACCGAGGAAGCCATCCGCGCCTCGGGCCTGCCGTTCACCTTCCTGCGCAACGGCTGGTACACCGAGAACTACGCGCAGACGATCGCCCAGGCGCTCGCGTCCGGGTCCTTCGCGGGCAGCGCCGGCGACGGCAAGCTGGGCGCGGTCCCGCGGGCCGACTTCGCGGCGGCCGCTGTCGAGGTCCTGACCGGCGAAGGCCACGAGGGCCGCGTGTACGAGCTGGCCGGCGACGAGCCGTTCGGCTACGCCGACCTCGCCGCGACCATCACGGCCGTGTCGGGCACCCCGGTCACCTACCAGGACCTGCCGGCCGAGCAGCACCGGCAGCTCCTCGTCGGCGCGGGCCTGCCCGAACCGGTCGCGGCCATGCTGGTCGACGCCGACCGCGGCATCGCCGAAGGCGAGCTGGCCTCGACGTCCGGCGACCTGAGCCGCCTCATCGGCCGCCCGACGACGTCGCTGACCGAAGCCGTCACCGCGCTGGTCAAGGGCTGA
- a CDS encoding winged helix-turn-helix transcriptional regulator, with protein sequence MSEAPEWLDEHGQVLFDVFAQACTSRATLEHITGRWGILAMAALHDGTLRFNALRRRVSGVSEKMLAQTLQALERDGFVHREAQPTIPPKVEYSLTPRGRRTAALLLALIEDVEGQMPEVMAANAEYDAAKRDS encoded by the coding sequence ATGAGCGAGGCGCCGGAATGGCTGGACGAGCACGGGCAGGTGCTGTTCGACGTGTTCGCCCAGGCGTGCACGTCCCGGGCGACGCTCGAGCACATCACCGGCCGGTGGGGGATCCTGGCGATGGCCGCCCTCCACGACGGCACGCTCCGCTTCAACGCGTTGCGCCGCAGGGTGTCGGGCGTGAGCGAGAAGATGCTCGCCCAGACCCTGCAGGCCCTCGAGCGCGACGGCTTCGTGCACCGCGAGGCCCAGCCGACGATCCCGCCGAAGGTGGAGTACAGCTTGACCCCGCGCGGCCGCCGCACGGCGGCACTGCTGCTGGCACTGATCGAGGACGTCGAGGGGCAGATGCCCGAGGTGATGGCGGCCAACGCGGAGTACGACGCCGCGAAGCGCGATTCGTAA
- a CDS encoding SDR family oxidoreductase produces the protein MTTDLGLTGTVVLVTGGVRGVGRGIADVFLAQGAHVVVCARHEAPTDAEFHVCDVRDETQVETLVQRIVADHGRLDVVVNNAGGAPHSPAATASPRLHDKIVQLNLLAPLLVSQHANAVMQRQDTGGSIVMISSVSGTRASPGTAAYGAAKAGLDNLTASLAVEWAPKVRVNALDVGMVRTEQAHLHYGSEAAIEAVGKTVPLGRLAEPREVGACAAFLASGLASYVSGATLRVHGGGEVPAFLAAADVNHQEDS, from the coding sequence GTGACGACCGATCTCGGCCTGACGGGCACCGTGGTGCTGGTGACCGGCGGCGTTCGCGGCGTGGGCCGCGGCATCGCCGACGTCTTCCTCGCCCAGGGCGCCCACGTCGTGGTCTGCGCGCGCCACGAAGCACCGACGGACGCCGAGTTCCACGTCTGTGATGTCCGGGACGAGACGCAGGTCGAAACCTTGGTCCAGCGGATCGTCGCCGACCACGGCCGCCTCGACGTCGTCGTCAACAACGCCGGCGGTGCCCCCCACTCTCCGGCCGCCACCGCCTCGCCCCGGCTGCACGACAAGATCGTCCAGCTGAACCTGCTCGCGCCACTGCTGGTCTCGCAGCACGCCAACGCCGTGATGCAGCGCCAGGACACCGGCGGCTCCATCGTGATGATCTCCAGTGTCAGCGGCACCCGCGCGTCGCCCGGGACCGCCGCCTACGGGGCCGCCAAGGCCGGGCTCGACAACCTCACCGCCAGCCTCGCCGTCGAGTGGGCGCCCAAGGTGCGGGTCAACGCCCTGGACGTCGGCATGGTGCGCACCGAGCAGGCCCACCTGCACTACGGCAGCGAGGCCGCCATCGAAGCCGTCGGCAAGACCGTGCCGCTCGGGCGGCTCGCCGAGCCCAGGGAGGTCGGCGCCTGCGCCGCTTTCCTCGCCTCCGGCCTCGCTTCCTACGTCTCCGGCGCCACCCTGCGCGTCCACGGCGGGGGTGAGGTCCCGGCGTTCCTCGCCGCGGCCGACGTCAACCACCAGGAGGATTCGTGA
- a CDS encoding SDR family oxidoreductase, protein MSRLCQDRVVVVTGAGRGIGRAHALAFAAEGAPVVVNDVDADATAAVVAEIEALGGQAVANTSDVADWAGAKTLIDTALAHFGRLDVLVNNAGFVRDRMLVNLGEDEWDAVVRVHLKGHFAPLRHAAEHWRAEAKAGHTPSARVINTSSGAGLLGSVGQGNYSAAKAGIAGLTVVAAAELARYGVTVNAIAPAARTRMTEAVFASMARPDDGFDAMAPENVSPLVVWLGSEESAHVTGRVFEVEGGKVSLAQAWRHGPVVDKGGRWDPAELGPVVKDLLERAPEPEPVYGAS, encoded by the coding sequence GTGAGCAGGTTGTGCCAGGACCGGGTGGTCGTGGTGACCGGCGCCGGCCGCGGCATCGGGCGCGCCCACGCGCTCGCCTTCGCCGCCGAGGGCGCGCCGGTGGTGGTGAACGACGTCGACGCGGACGCCACCGCCGCGGTCGTCGCCGAGATCGAGGCGCTGGGCGGGCAAGCGGTGGCGAACACCTCCGACGTCGCCGACTGGGCGGGGGCGAAGACCCTCATCGATACCGCGCTGGCGCACTTCGGCCGCTTGGACGTGCTGGTCAACAACGCGGGATTCGTCCGCGACCGGATGCTGGTCAACCTCGGCGAGGACGAGTGGGACGCGGTCGTCCGCGTGCACCTCAAAGGCCACTTCGCCCCGCTGAGGCACGCCGCCGAGCACTGGCGGGCCGAGGCGAAAGCCGGGCACACCCCGAGCGCGCGGGTGATCAACACCAGTTCGGGCGCCGGGTTGCTGGGCAGTGTCGGCCAGGGCAACTACTCGGCCGCGAAGGCGGGTATCGCCGGACTGACCGTCGTGGCGGCGGCCGAGCTGGCGCGCTACGGGGTGACGGTGAACGCGATCGCGCCGGCCGCGCGGACCCGGATGACGGAGGCGGTGTTCGCGTCGATGGCGCGTCCGGACGACGGGTTCGACGCGATGGCGCCGGAGAACGTCTCGCCGCTGGTGGTCTGGCTGGGCAGCGAGGAGTCCGCGCACGTCACCGGCCGCGTCTTCGAAGTCGAGGGCGGCAAGGTGTCGCTCGCCCAGGCGTGGCGCCACGGCCCGGTCGTGGACAAGGGCGGCCGCTGGGACCCGGCCGAACTCGGCCCGGTGGTGAAGGACCTGCTCGAGCGCGCGCCCGAGCCCGAACCGGTCTACGGAGCGAGCTGA
- a CDS encoding enoyl-CoA hydratase family protein has translation MGILTKRDGHVEVVTVDFPPVNALPVRGWFDLADALKKAGEDPDVHVVVLRAEGRGFNAGVDIKEIQRSAGYDALVGANKGCYAAFGAVYDCAVPVVAAVHGFCLGGGIGLAGNADVVIASDDATFGVPEVERGALGAATHLARLVPQHLMRTLYFTARTITAAELHTHGSVYQVVPRAELDDAALAIARDIAKKDPRVIRAAKEALNGIDTQQVHRSYRFEQGFTFELNLLGASDEAREEFLNGR, from the coding sequence ATGGGCATCCTCACCAAGCGCGACGGCCACGTCGAGGTCGTCACGGTCGACTTCCCGCCGGTCAACGCGCTGCCCGTGCGCGGCTGGTTCGACCTCGCGGACGCGCTGAAGAAGGCCGGCGAAGACCCGGACGTCCACGTCGTCGTGCTCCGCGCGGAAGGCCGGGGCTTCAACGCCGGCGTCGACATCAAGGAGATCCAGCGCAGCGCCGGGTACGACGCGCTCGTCGGGGCGAACAAAGGCTGTTACGCGGCGTTCGGCGCGGTCTACGACTGCGCGGTGCCGGTCGTCGCGGCGGTGCACGGCTTCTGCCTCGGCGGCGGCATCGGGCTGGCCGGCAACGCCGACGTCGTCATCGCCTCCGACGACGCCACCTTCGGCGTCCCGGAGGTCGAACGCGGCGCCCTCGGTGCGGCGACCCACCTGGCCCGGCTGGTTCCGCAGCACCTCATGCGCACCCTCTACTTCACAGCGCGCACCATCACTGCCGCCGAGCTGCACACCCACGGCTCGGTCTACCAGGTCGTGCCGCGCGCGGAGCTGGACGACGCCGCGCTGGCCATCGCCCGCGACATCGCGAAGAAGGACCCGCGGGTGATCCGGGCCGCGAAAGAGGCCCTGAACGGCATCGACACCCAGCAGGTGCACCGCAGCTACCGGTTCGAGCAGGGCTTCACCTTCGAGCTCAACCTGCTCGGCGCGTCCGACGAAGCCCGCGAGGAGTTCTTGAATGGCCGATAA
- a CDS encoding CoA transferase subunit A, which yields MADKRTTADEVAAELRDGMTIGIGGWGSRRKPMALVRAILRTSVKDLTVVSYGGPDVGLLCAAGKVKRVVFGFVTLDSIPFDPWFGRARETGAIAVTEYDEGMFGAALSAAAQRLPFLPMRAGLGSEVMRANPDLRTVRSPYADGEELVAVPARHLDVALVHLNRADARGNAQYLGPDPYFDDLFCLAAEKRFVSVEKVVDTPELMAGGPVQSLLLNRGAVDGVVEAPRGAHFTTAVPDYGRDERFQRHYAACAKDPGAWPGFVDRFLSGDERTYLSEVDKFEAEAA from the coding sequence ATGGCCGATAAGCGCACGACCGCCGACGAGGTCGCGGCGGAGCTGCGGGACGGCATGACGATCGGCATCGGCGGCTGGGGCTCCCGGCGCAAGCCGATGGCGCTGGTCCGCGCGATCCTCCGCACGTCCGTCAAGGACCTGACCGTGGTCTCCTACGGTGGCCCCGACGTCGGCCTGCTCTGCGCGGCCGGCAAGGTGAAACGCGTCGTGTTCGGGTTCGTCACGCTCGACTCGATCCCGTTCGACCCGTGGTTCGGCCGCGCCCGCGAGACCGGCGCGATCGCCGTCACCGAGTACGACGAGGGCATGTTCGGCGCGGCGCTTTCGGCCGCGGCGCAACGGCTTCCGTTCCTCCCGATGCGCGCGGGGCTCGGCTCGGAGGTGATGCGCGCGAACCCGGACCTGCGCACCGTGCGCTCGCCGTACGCCGACGGCGAGGAGCTGGTCGCGGTGCCGGCGCGGCACCTCGACGTCGCGCTCGTGCACCTCAACCGCGCCGACGCCCGCGGCAACGCCCAGTACCTCGGCCCGGACCCCTACTTCGACGACCTGTTCTGCCTGGCCGCGGAAAAGCGGTTCGTGTCGGTGGAGAAGGTCGTCGACACGCCCGAGCTGATGGCGGGCGGGCCGGTGCAGTCGCTGCTGCTCAACCGGGGCGCGGTCGACGGCGTCGTCGAGGCGCCGCGCGGCGCGCACTTCACCACGGCCGTGCCGGACTACGGCCGGGACGAGCGCTTCCAGCGTCACTACGCCGCCTGTGCCAAGGATCCCGGCGCGTGGCCGGGATTCGTGGACCGGTTCCTCTCCGGCGACGAACGCACCTATCTGTCCGAAGTGGACAAGTTCGAGGCGGAGGCGGCATGA
- a CDS encoding CoA-transferase subunit beta: MSATRAEIAVVAMAEVFRGDGEIVVSPMGLLPQLGAKLARLTFEPDLLMSDGEAYLVTTDGVVEGWQPFRKMLDTIVPHGRRHVVMGANQIDRYGNQNISAIGDHARPKKQLLGVRGAPGNTVNHRTSYWVPRHSARVFVDTVDVVSGVGYDNAAKAGPSAEKFHDVYRVVTNLGVFDFGGPEHAMRAVSLHPGVTADEVAAATTFEIDFGGAGTSREPTDDELRLIREVVDPKSLRDKEVPA, from the coding sequence ATGAGCGCGACCCGGGCCGAGATCGCGGTGGTGGCGATGGCCGAGGTGTTCCGCGGCGACGGCGAGATCGTCGTCAGCCCGATGGGCCTGCTGCCACAGCTCGGCGCGAAGCTCGCGCGGCTGACGTTCGAACCCGATCTGCTGATGTCCGACGGCGAGGCCTACCTGGTCACCACGGACGGCGTCGTCGAGGGATGGCAGCCGTTCCGGAAGATGCTCGACACGATCGTGCCGCACGGCCGCCGGCACGTCGTCATGGGCGCCAACCAGATCGACCGGTACGGCAACCAGAACATCTCCGCCATCGGCGACCACGCGCGGCCGAAGAAGCAGCTCCTGGGCGTGCGGGGCGCGCCGGGCAACACCGTCAACCACCGCACCAGCTACTGGGTGCCGCGGCACAGCGCCCGAGTTTTCGTGGACACCGTGGACGTCGTTTCGGGCGTGGGCTACGACAACGCGGCCAAGGCGGGCCCGTCGGCGGAGAAGTTCCACGACGTGTACCGCGTGGTCACGAACCTCGGCGTCTTCGACTTCGGTGGTCCCGAGCACGCGATGCGGGCGGTGTCGCTGCACCCCGGCGTCACCGCCGACGAGGTCGCGGCGGCGACCACGTTCGAGATCGACTTCGGCGGCGCCGGGACCAGCCGCGAGCCGACCGACGACGAGCTGCGGCTCATCCGCGAGGTCGTGGACCCGAAGAGCTTGCGCGACAAGGAAGTCCCGGCGTGA
- a CDS encoding NAD(P)H-dependent flavin oxidoreductase, whose product MKTALTRLVGVEHPVVQTGMGWVAGPRLVSATAEAGALGILASATMTFGELEAAIAEVKKRTEKPFGVNLRADAADAGDRVDLLIREGVKVASFALAPRKEMIAKLRDHGIVVIPSIGAARHAEKVAAWGADAVIVQGGEGGGHTGGVATTLLLPSVLDVVDIPVVAAGGFFDGRGLAAALAYGAAGVAMGTRFLLSKESTVPDDVKRVYLEQGLTGTVVTRRVDGMPHRVLRTDLVEKLERTGRLRGLAQAARNALRFRNITGLSPVAMVKEGLAMKHGNDLTWSQLVMAANTPMLLRAGLVEGRTDAGVLASGQVVGMIHDLPTVAGIVEGTVAEAGEILHRLGRQTGG is encoded by the coding sequence GTGAAGACGGCGCTGACCCGGCTCGTCGGCGTCGAGCACCCGGTCGTGCAGACCGGGATGGGCTGGGTCGCCGGCCCGCGGCTCGTCTCGGCGACCGCCGAGGCGGGCGCGCTCGGCATCCTCGCGTCGGCCACGATGACCTTCGGCGAGCTGGAAGCGGCGATCGCCGAAGTCAAGAAGCGCACGGAGAAGCCGTTCGGGGTCAACCTCCGCGCCGACGCGGCCGACGCCGGTGACCGCGTCGACCTGCTGATCCGCGAGGGCGTCAAGGTGGCGTCGTTCGCGCTCGCGCCGCGCAAGGAGATGATCGCCAAGCTGCGGGACCACGGGATCGTCGTCATCCCGTCGATCGGCGCCGCGCGGCACGCCGAGAAGGTCGCCGCGTGGGGCGCCGACGCCGTCATCGTCCAGGGCGGTGAGGGCGGCGGGCACACCGGGGGAGTGGCCACCACGCTGCTGCTGCCGTCGGTGCTGGACGTCGTCGACATCCCGGTCGTCGCCGCCGGCGGGTTCTTCGACGGCCGCGGCCTGGCGGCGGCGCTGGCCTACGGCGCGGCCGGGGTGGCGATGGGCACCCGGTTCCTGCTGAGCAAGGAGAGCACGGTCCCCGACGACGTCAAGCGCGTGTACCTCGAGCAGGGTCTCACCGGGACGGTCGTCACCCGGCGCGTCGACGGGATGCCGCACCGGGTCCTGCGCACCGATCTCGTCGAGAAGCTCGAACGCACCGGGCGCCTGCGCGGCCTCGCGCAGGCCGCGCGGAACGCCCTGCGCTTCCGGAATATCACCGGACTGTCCCCGGTTGCCATGGTCAAAGAAGGCCTTGCGATGAAGCACGGCAACGATCTGACCTGGAGTCAGCTGGTCATGGCGGCCAACACCCCGATGCTGTTGCGGGCGGGGCTGGTCGAAGGCCGGACGGACGCCGGAGTGCTAGCGTCGGGACAGGTGGTGGGCATGATCCACGACTTGCCCACGGTGGCCGGGATCGTCGAGGGCACAGTGGCCGAGGCAGGTGAGATTCTCCACCGTCTTGGCCGGCAAACGGGAGGATGA
- the fgd gene encoding glucose-6-phosphate dehydrogenase (coenzyme-F420) — MALKVGYKASAEQFGPRDLVEYAVRAEEVGLDSVWVSDHFLPWRHEGGHAPWALAWMPAVAERTKRVQIGTSVLTPTFRYNPAVIAQAFATMSLLSNGRVILGVGSGEALNEIAVSGREWPEFKERFARLRESIKLIRELWTSDNVNFKGDYYELVDAKIYDRPEQPVPVYIAAGGPVVAKYAGRAGDGFICTSGKGMDLYTEKLMPAVQEGAEAAGKSLEDVDRTIEIKLSYDRDHEKALENTRFWAPLSLSAEQKHSVTSAEEMERLADELPIEQVAKRWIVASDPDEAVAQIKPYLDAGLNHLVFHGPGHDQERFLSQFSEDVLPKLRALG, encoded by the coding sequence GTGGCGCTCAAGGTCGGTTATAAGGCGTCGGCGGAGCAGTTCGGGCCGCGGGACCTGGTCGAGTACGCGGTGCGTGCCGAAGAGGTCGGCCTCGACTCGGTCTGGGTGTCGGACCACTTCCTGCCGTGGCGGCACGAGGGTGGCCACGCGCCGTGGGCGCTGGCCTGGATGCCGGCGGTGGCCGAGCGGACGAAGCGGGTGCAGATCGGCACGAGCGTGCTGACCCCGACGTTCCGGTACAACCCGGCCGTGATCGCGCAGGCGTTCGCGACGATGTCGCTGCTGTCGAACGGCCGCGTGATCCTCGGCGTGGGGTCGGGCGAGGCGCTGAACGAGATCGCCGTTTCGGGGCGCGAGTGGCCGGAGTTCAAGGAGCGCTTCGCGCGGCTGCGTGAGTCGATCAAGCTGATCCGCGAGCTGTGGACCAGCGACAACGTGAACTTCAAGGGCGACTACTACGAGCTGGTCGACGCGAAGATCTACGACCGCCCGGAGCAGCCGGTGCCGGTGTACATCGCCGCGGGCGGCCCGGTGGTGGCCAAGTACGCGGGCCGCGCGGGCGACGGGTTCATCTGCACGTCCGGCAAGGGCATGGACCTCTACACCGAGAAGCTGATGCCCGCGGTCCAGGAAGGCGCCGAGGCGGCCGGGAAGTCGCTCGAGGACGTCGACCGGACGATCGAGATCAAGCTGTCGTACGACCGCGACCACGAGAAGGCGCTGGAGAACACGCGGTTCTGGGCGCCGCTGTCGCTGTCGGCGGAGCAGAAGCACAGCGTGACCTCGGCCGAGGAGATGGAACGGCTGGCCGACGAGCTGCCGATCGAGCAGGTCGCCAAGCGCTGGATCGTGGCGTCGGACCCGGACGAGGCCGTGGCGCAGATCAAGCCGTACCTGGACGCGGGGTTGAACCACCTGGTCTTCCACGGCCCGGGCCACGACCAGGAGCGCTTCCTGAGCCAGTTCTCCGAGGACGTGCTGCCGAAGCTGCGCGCCCTCGGCTGA
- a CDS encoding acetyl-CoA C-acetyltransferase — protein sequence MPEAFLLDAVRTPVGRRGGALSGWHSADLGAHVIRAVVERAGVDPDLVDDVILGCTDTLGPQSGNIARTAWLAAGFPDHVPGVTIDRQCGSSQQAVHFAAQAVMSGTQDLVLAGGVQNMSRIPISAAMLAGREYGFDDPFSGSKGWQERYGSVDVSQFRSADMIASHWDISREAMEEYAFRSHQRALSAIDSGRFDAEIAPVDGFEQDEGPRRDTSLERMRGLKPLAPESRLTAAVASQISDGASAALVASEAFVKEHNLTPRARIHHLSVRAADPVWMLTGPIPATSHALRKTGLAIEDIDLFEVNEAFASVVLAWLDETGADPSRVNVNGGGIALGHPIGATGTKLLATLLHELERREGRYGLQTMCEGGGTANVTIIERLS from the coding sequence GTGCCCGAAGCCTTCCTCCTCGACGCGGTCCGCACCCCGGTCGGCCGGCGCGGCGGCGCGCTGTCCGGGTGGCACTCCGCCGACCTCGGCGCGCACGTCATCCGCGCGGTCGTCGAGCGCGCGGGCGTCGACCCGGACCTCGTCGACGACGTCATCCTCGGCTGCACGGACACCCTGGGCCCGCAGTCGGGCAACATCGCGCGGACGGCGTGGCTGGCCGCCGGGTTCCCGGACCACGTGCCCGGGGTGACGATCGACCGGCAGTGCGGGTCGAGCCAGCAGGCTGTCCACTTCGCCGCGCAGGCGGTCATGTCGGGGACGCAGGACCTGGTGCTGGCCGGCGGTGTGCAGAACATGAGCCGCATCCCGATCAGCGCGGCGATGCTCGCCGGGCGCGAGTACGGCTTCGACGATCCGTTTTCCGGCTCGAAGGGCTGGCAGGAGCGCTACGGCAGTGTCGATGTGTCGCAGTTCCGCAGCGCCGACATGATCGCTTCGCACTGGGACATCAGCCGGGAAGCGATGGAGGAGTACGCGTTCCGCAGCCACCAGCGGGCCCTCTCCGCCATCGACTCCGGGAGGTTCGACGCGGAAATCGCGCCGGTCGACGGCTTCGAGCAGGACGAAGGGCCACGCCGGGACACGTCGTTGGAGCGGATGCGCGGCCTGAAGCCGCTCGCCCCGGAGTCCCGTCTGACGGCGGCGGTGGCCAGCCAGATCTCCGACGGCGCGAGTGCGGCGCTGGTGGCGTCGGAGGCGTTCGTGAAGGAGCACAACCTGACGCCACGGGCCCGCATCCACCACTTGTCGGTCCGCGCGGCGGACCCGGTGTGGATGCTGACCGGCCCGATCCCGGCGACGTCCCACGCGCTCCGGAAGACCGGGCTCGCGATCGAGGACATCGACCTGTTCGAGGTCAACGAGGCGTTCGCGAGCGTGGTGCTGGCGTGGCTGGACGAAACGGGCGCGGACCCCTCGCGGGTGAACGTCAACGGCGGAGGCATCGCCCTCGGCCACCCCATCGGGGCGACCGGGACGAAGCTCCTCGCGACGCTCCTGCACGAGCTGGAGCGCCGCGAGGGGCGTTACGGGTTGCAGACGATGTGCGAAGGCGGCGGCACCGCCAACGTCACCATCATCGAACGCCTGTCGTGA